A single region of the Mycoplasma mycoides subsp. mycoides SC str. PG1 genome encodes:
- a CDS encoding DHH family phosphoesterase: MLDQKKSQLLLDKIKQYQNIIITKHKQPDWDAQGSAIGLANIINDNFKNKTIYVVGSRISDDDSFFIDETNLSDEFVKNSLIITVDTATKKRVDFNRFDLSCDSFKIDHHINVEDYCNNDLIDDSSISNTQVISLWALENDLFISPTAAYNLYLGLLTDSNRFLYDKTNQTTFYVASKLLEAGANLKKANDFLYVSDLKLRQWVMYSFSKMKLTNTGIAYIVLLDEDLKGWDLSYEETKLALSVMSGIKEIKIWFTIIQVEDILKVSLRSRDFSIDKIVNKYNGGGHRLASGAEISSLDQINDLINDLEQLIKGEQ; encoded by the coding sequence ATGTTAGATCAAAAAAAATCACAACTATTATTAGATAAAATTAAGCAATATCAAAATATTATTATTACAAAACATAAACAACCTGATTGAGATGCTCAAGGTAGTGCAATTGGATTAGCAAACATTATTAATGATAATTTTAAAAATAAAACTATTTATGTAGTTGGATCTAGAATTAGTGATGATGATAGTTTTTTTATTGATGAAACTAATTTAAGTGATGAATTTGTTAAAAATAGTTTAATTATTACAGTTGATACTGCTACAAAAAAAAGAGTAGATTTTAATAGATTTGATTTAAGTTGTGATAGTTTTAAAATTGATCATCATATAAATGTTGAAGATTATTGTAATAATGATTTAATAGATGATAGTAGTATTTCAAATACTCAAGTTATTAGTTTATGAGCTTTAGAAAATGATTTATTTATTTCACCAACTGCTGCTTATAATTTATATTTAGGTTTATTAACTGATTCAAATAGATTTTTATATGATAAAACTAATCAAACAACTTTTTATGTTGCATCTAAGCTATTAGAAGCTGGAGCTAATTTAAAAAAAGCAAATGACTTTTTATATGTATCAGATCTAAAATTAAGACAATGAGTGATGTATAGTTTTTCTAAAATGAAATTAACTAATACTGGTATTGCTTATATTGTTTTATTAGATGAAGATTTAAAAGGTTGAGATTTGAGTTATGAAGAAACTAAATTAGCACTTTCAGTTATGAGTGGAATTAAAGAAATTAAAATTTGATTTACAATTATACAAGTAGAAGATATTTTAAAAGTTTCATTAAGAAGTAGAGATTTTAGTATTGATAAAATTGTGAATAAATATAATGGTGGAGGTCATAGATTAGCTAGTGGAGCTGAAATTAGTTCATTAGATCAAATTAATGATTTAATTAATGATTTAGAACAATTAATTAAAGGAGAACAATAA
- the cls gene encoding cardiolipin synthase, translated as MKKPIVTVLSLVFMFGLTIFGLLLLNIYFFTWPLIGFGIFHLLAIIWAFIVLADKKRRFETRIRWFCFIVCIPIIGVLSYLFFGRSYKYKITKNYKFLEIKNKHLENELEQIDQILTNQIPQFKRAFKTASISQTSNIFLNTKVEFLENGNQLFLNLFKDIKNAKHYILLNFYIFKDGKLLDELTNLLIRKLKENVKVYIIYDFAGSYTLFEEAKIKLLEYGCQIVCYAPIRFPFIKWTANYRDHRKDIVIDNKIGYIGGINIGDEYINLDNKFGYWNDCSLKITGNAVSEIQRIFISDFDFYKPSFKKISIKQDLDLNNIYPVKCKDQLVQIVSSGPNHEEPLHLSIFINLINSAQKRIWISTPYFIPPQEIRTALINAANSKLDVRILIPGLTDKAFLLDQTKQWTRELYKAGVKIYSINNVFNHNKTYLFDDEITFIGSTNLDFRALFADQQTMGLIYSKSLNKTISNKFEQDFKNSYLYDHLPNKNINWFRKIVIKIYNIIQPLL; from the coding sequence ATGAAAAAGCCCATTGTTACAGTTTTATCTTTAGTTTTTATGTTTGGTTTAACAATATTTGGTTTGTTGTTATTAAACATTTATTTTTTTACTTGACCTTTAATTGGATTTGGAATTTTTCATTTACTTGCAATTATTTGAGCTTTTATAGTATTAGCTGATAAAAAAAGAAGATTTGAAACAAGAATTAGATGATTTTGTTTTATTGTTTGTATTCCTATAATTGGAGTTTTATCTTACTTATTTTTTGGTAGATCTTATAAGTATAAAATTACAAAAAACTACAAGTTTTTAGAGATTAAAAATAAACATTTAGAAAATGAATTAGAACAAATCGATCAAATTTTAACTAATCAAATTCCTCAATTTAAACGTGCATTTAAAACAGCTTCTATTTCACAAACTAGTAATATTTTTTTAAATACTAAAGTTGAGTTTTTAGAAAATGGTAATCAATTATTCTTAAATTTGTTTAAAGATATTAAAAATGCTAAACACTATATTCTATTAAATTTTTATATTTTTAAAGATGGTAAGTTATTAGATGAATTAACTAATTTATTAATTAGAAAATTAAAAGAAAATGTTAAAGTTTATATAATTTATGATTTTGCTGGAAGTTATACATTATTTGAAGAAGCAAAAATTAAGTTATTAGAATATGGGTGTCAAATTGTTTGTTATGCACCAATTAGATTTCCATTTATTAAATGAACAGCAAATTATAGAGATCATAGAAAAGATATAGTAATTGATAATAAAATTGGTTATATTGGTGGAATTAATATTGGTGATGAATATATTAATTTAGATAATAAGTTTGGTTATTGAAATGATTGTTCTTTAAAAATTACAGGTAATGCTGTAAGTGAAATTCAACGTATTTTTATAAGTGATTTTGATTTTTATAAACCAAGCTTTAAAAAAATTTCAATTAAACAAGATTTAGATTTAAACAATATTTATCCAGTTAAATGTAAAGATCAATTAGTTCAAATTGTTTCAAGTGGGCCAAATCATGAAGAACCTTTACATTTATCTATTTTTATTAATTTAATTAATTCAGCTCAAAAAAGAATTTGAATCTCAACTCCATATTTTATTCCTCCTCAAGAAATTAGAACTGCTTTAATTAATGCTGCTAATTCAAAATTAGATGTAAGAATTTTAATTCCAGGTTTAACTGATAAAGCTTTTTTATTAGATCAAACAAAGCAATGAACTAGAGAATTATATAAAGCTGGAGTTAAAATTTATTCTATTAATAATGTTTTTAATCATAATAAAACTTATTTATTTGATGATGAAATTACATTTATTGGATCAACAAATCTTGATTTTAGAGCTTTATTTGCAGATCAACAAACAATGGGATTAATTTATTCTAAATCATTAAATAAAACTATTTCAAATAAATTTGAACAAGATTTTAAAAACAGTTATTTATATGATCATTTACCAAATAAAAACATTAACTGATTTAGAAAAATAGTAATTAAAATTTATAACATTATTCAACCTTTATTATAA
- the prfA gene encoding peptide chain release factor 1, protein MNAKTYEALETMQKRLLQILKDLEDENILKDIKKFTELNKEKSNLEEVVEKFVEYKKAVEHIKDAKAILENEKDQELIELAKIELDENNDKVEHLQQVIEEMLLPKDPNDDKNVIVEIRGAAGGDEANIFAGDLLRMYKLYAETQNWKINILEASVGEAGGYSQVVFMIKGDRVYSKLKFESGAHRVQRVPKTEAKGRIQTSTATVAVLPEMSEVEIEIRSNDLRIDTYRASGAGGQHVNTTDSAVRITHLPTGIVVTSQDGRSQHDNKDIAMTMLRTKVYEAEVEKQQAQADATRKNAVGTGARSEKIRTYNYPQNRVTDHRVGLTLNKLDQVMEGNIDEFIIALINEEQRQKVAEQLEKNNE, encoded by the coding sequence ATGAATGCTAAAACATATGAAGCATTAGAAACAATGCAAAAAAGATTGCTTCAAATTTTAAAAGATTTAGAAGATGAAAATATTTTAAAAGATATTAAAAAATTTACTGAACTAAACAAAGAAAAATCTAATTTAGAAGAAGTTGTTGAAAAATTTGTTGAATATAAAAAAGCAGTTGAACATATAAAAGATGCTAAAGCTATATTAGAAAATGAAAAAGATCAAGAATTAATTGAACTAGCAAAAATTGAATTAGATGAAAATAATGATAAAGTTGAACATTTACAACAAGTAATTGAAGAAATGTTATTACCAAAAGATCCAAATGATGATAAAAACGTTATTGTTGAAATCAGAGGGGCTGCTGGTGGAGATGAAGCTAATATTTTTGCTGGTGATCTTTTAAGAATGTATAAACTTTATGCTGAAACTCAAAATTGAAAAATAAATATTTTAGAAGCATCAGTTGGTGAAGCTGGTGGTTATAGTCAAGTTGTGTTTATGATCAAAGGTGATAGAGTTTATTCTAAATTAAAATTTGAATCAGGAGCTCATCGTGTTCAACGTGTTCCAAAAACTGAAGCTAAAGGAAGAATTCAAACTTCAACAGCAACTGTTGCTGTTTTACCTGAAATGAGTGAAGTTGAAATTGAAATTAGATCAAATGATTTAAGAATTGATACATATAGAGCTTCTGGAGCTGGTGGTCAACATGTTAACACTACTGATTCAGCAGTAAGAATTACACATTTACCAACTGGAATTGTTGTAACTAGTCAAGATGGAAGATCTCAACATGATAATAAGGACATAGCAATGACAATGTTAAGAACAAAAGTTTATGAAGCTGAAGTTGAAAAACAACAAGCTCAAGCGGATGCAACAAGAAAAAATGCAGTTGGAACTGGTGCTAGATCTGAAAAAATTAGAACATATAATTACCCACAAAATCGTGTTACTGATCATAGAGTTGGTTTAACTTTAAATAAATTAGATCAGGTTATGGAAGGTAATATTGATGAATTTATTATTGCTTTAATTAATGAAGAACAACGTCAAAAAGTAGCTGAGCAATTAGAAAAAAACAATGAATAA
- the rpmE gene encoding 50S ribosomal protein L31 — protein sequence MPKIDIQPKYFDQAKFICTTCASEWVCGTSKGEEVRVDVCSNCHPFYTGAQTYTNVAGRVEQFKSKFAKRDTIKAQVEKQSQVQKAKNKENK from the coding sequence ATGCCAAAAATTGATATTCAACCAAAGTACTTTGATCAAGCTAAATTTATTTGTACAACATGTGCAAGTGAATGAGTTTGTGGAACTTCTAAAGGTGAAGAAGTAAGAGTTGATGTTTGTTCAAATTGTCATCCTTTTTATACTGGGGCTCAAACTTATACAAACGTTGCTGGTCGTGTTGAACAGTTTAAATCAAAATTTGCTAAAAGAGATACAATTAAAGCACAAGTTGAAAAACAATCTCAAGTTCAAAAAGCAAAAAATAAAGAAAACAAATAA
- a CDS encoding L-threonylcarbamoyladenylate synthase — translation MLTDIKINKAIELLKNNQIIILPTDTIYGLSAIYSLENQIRVNQVKNADITKPLIVLISNLNQLNDLEITDLTDKDYLLNDEPTTVIFKTKSSSIAIRLVKREDIKQIINKIGPIISTSVNLHNFKPLIKESDLINFNKNIEVFFDTQLNNKPSKIYSSIIKKYLR, via the coding sequence ATGTTAACAGATATAAAAATAAATAAAGCTATAGAGCTATTAAAAAATAATCAAATTATTATTTTACCAACTGATACTATTTATGGATTATCAGCTATTTATAGTTTAGAAAATCAAATTAGAGTTAATCAAGTAAAAAATGCTGATATTACTAAGCCTTTAATTGTTTTGATTTCTAACTTAAATCAATTAAATGATTTAGAAATTACTGATTTAACTGATAAAGATTATTTATTAAATGATGAACCTACTACTGTTATTTTTAAAACTAAAAGCTCAAGTATTGCTATTAGATTAGTTAAAAGAGAAGATATCAAACAAATTATTAATAAAATAGGACCTATTATTTCAACAAGCGTTAATTTACATAACTTTAAACCTTTAATAAAAGAAAGCGATTTAATTAATTTTAATAAAAATATAGAAGTATTTTTTGATACACAACTAAATAATAAACCTTCAAAAATATATAGCAGCATTATAAAAAAATATTTAAGGTAA
- the rpsL gene encoding 30S ribosomal protein S12 translates to MPTINQLVKVNRKAKTWKTKAPALNRGINTLIKKVTKIASPQKRGVCTRVATMTPKKPNSALRKYARVRLTNGMEVNAYIPGEGHNLQEHSVVLIRGGRVKDLPGVRYHVIRGTLDTQGVAKRSQGRSLYGVKRPKVKK, encoded by the coding sequence ATGCCAACAATTAACCAATTAGTTAAAGTTAACCGTAAAGCAAAAACATGAAAAACTAAAGCTCCAGCCTTAAACAGAGGGATTAATACTTTAATTAAAAAAGTTACAAAAATCGCATCACCTCAAAAACGTGGAGTATGTACGCGTGTTGCAACAATGACACCTAAAAAACCTAACTCAGCGTTACGTAAATACGCTCGTGTTAGATTAACAAATGGAATGGAAGTTAATGCTTATATTCCTGGAGAAGGACACAACTTACAAGAACACAGTGTTGTTTTAATTCGTGGTGGACGTGTTAAAGACTTACCTGGGGTTAGATATCACGTAATTAGAGGTACTTTAGATACTCAAGGTGTAGCAAAACGTTCTCAAGGACGTTCACTATATGGAGTAAAAAGACCAAAAGTTAAAAAATAA
- a CDS encoding thymidine kinase, which produces MTELDINEIEAYNSNKMGWIELITGCMFAGKTEEFIRRLRVLSYAKKRVLAFKPSIDNRYSVENIISHSGSKLDSYLVHSSDEIKQIIEKENQIQQVDVIGIDEVQFFDEQVVELIEQLANQGIIVIVNGLDKDFRCLPFKNVDKLLVTAEFVTKLRARCHLCGNFANRSQKIVNGQPALWDSPLILVDGKESYEARCRNCFIVPKKEV; this is translated from the coding sequence ATGACAGAATTAGATATTAATGAAATAGAAGCATATAATTCTAATAAAATGGGTTGAATTGAACTAATTACAGGTTGTATGTTTGCTGGAAAAACTGAAGAATTTATAAGACGTTTAAGAGTTTTAAGTTATGCTAAAAAAAGAGTATTAGCTTTTAAACCAAGTATTGATAATAGATATTCAGTTGAAAATATAATTTCACATTCAGGAAGTAAATTAGATTCATATTTAGTACATTCAAGCGATGAGATTAAACAAATTATTGAAAAAGAAAATCAAATTCAACAAGTTGATGTAATAGGAATTGATGAAGTACAATTTTTTGATGAACAAGTTGTTGAGTTAATTGAACAACTAGCAAATCAAGGGATTATTGTAATAGTTAATGGATTAGATAAAGACTTTAGATGCCTACCATTTAAAAACGTTGATAAGTTATTAGTAACAGCAGAATTTGTAACTAAACTAAGAGCTAGATGTCATTTATGTGGAAATTTTGCAAATAGATCTCAAAAAATTGTTAATGGTCAACCTGCTTTATGAGATTCTCCTTTAATTCTAGTTGATGGTAAAGAAAGTTATGAAGCAAGATGTAGAAACTGTTTTATAGTTCCTAAAAAGGAAGTGTAA
- the prmC gene encoding peptide chain release factor N(5)-glutamine methyltransferase: protein MNNTIFNVLNKIKNTNISLNKADVYHILEHIINKDYQWIISNLDHKLTKKQIYKIDQILDLLKQNYPLAYILKSKYFYSNIFFVNKDVLIPRNESELIIDHVSEFVKNNNDLLIVDLCTGSGCLGISCALLNDQNKVILTDISYKSLKVANKNIKKFNLINTSCLNGNFIDVLIKNNLKANLIICNPPYIDINDQNIDKNVIDFEPSIALFAPNKGLYFYEILIKNIDKIVDTNKNFLIVLEFGWLQKDSIEQLLINNCLKYKWEFKKDYNDYWRNLIIKNF from the coding sequence ATGAATAATACTATTTTTAATGTTTTAAATAAAATAAAAAACACTAACATCAGTCTGAATAAGGCTGATGTTTATCATATTTTAGAACATATTATAAATAAAGATTACCAATGAATTATTAGTAATTTAGATCATAAATTAACAAAAAAACAAATTTATAAAATAGATCAAATACTTGATTTATTAAAACAAAACTATCCTTTAGCTTACATTTTAAAAAGTAAGTATTTTTATTCAAATATTTTTTTTGTTAATAAAGATGTTTTGATCCCAAGAAATGAATCTGAATTAATAATTGATCATGTTAGTGAATTTGTTAAAAATAATAATGATTTATTAATAGTTGATTTGTGTACTGGTAGTGGGTGTTTAGGAATTAGTTGTGCTTTATTAAATGATCAAAATAAAGTGATTTTAACTGATATATCTTATAAATCTTTAAAAGTAGCTAATAAAAATATTAAGAAATTTAATTTAATAAATACTAGTTGTTTAAATGGAAATTTTATTGATGTTTTAATCAAAAATAATCTAAAGGCAAATCTAATAATTTGTAATCCTCCATATATTGATATAAATGATCAAAATATAGATAAAAACGTAATAGATTTTGAACCAAGCATTGCTTTATTTGCACCAAACAAAGGTTTATATTTTTATGAAATTTTAATTAAAAATATAGATAAAATTGTTGATACTAATAAAAACTTTTTAATTGTTTTAGAGTTTGGATGATTACAAAAAGACTCAATAGAACAATTATTGATTAATAATTGTTTAAAATATAAATGAGAATTTAAAAAAGACTACAATGATTATTGAAGAAATTTAATTATTAAAAATTTTTAA
- a CDS encoding glycerophosphodiester phosphodiesterase: MILVAHRGFRGLYGENREYDFKNALTICKAVEFDIRLTKDDKIIIFHDHNFKRIGNLNRGVKTLTYDEITKIPYFVENPLATPILFEVFMDRYLDQYEMINVEIKPDHYTEDELDIIFNAIKKYCNKGVEIIVSSFSPVVLKEILKRKGNYYKSGYLFEKMSQFDVELGKKFDFLHPPITLLKKQSNCELFKKLNIPLNVWTFKKMSDVEILHKMYKDLINGYISDYPDLYPKN, from the coding sequence ATGATCTTAGTAGCACACCGTGGTTTTAGAGGTCTTTATGGAGAAAACCGTGAATATGACTTTAAAAATGCACTAACAATTTGTAAAGCTGTTGAATTTGACATCAGATTAACAAAAGATGACAAGATTATCATTTTCCATGATCACAACTTTAAAAGAATTGGTAATTTAAATAGAGGTGTTAAAACTTTAACTTATGATGAAATTACAAAAATTCCTTACTTTGTTGAAAATCCTCTAGCAACTCCTATTTTATTTGAAGTATTTATGGATAGATATCTAGATCAATATGAAATGATCAATGTTGAAATTAAACCAGATCATTACACTGAAGATGAATTAGACATTATCTTTAATGCTATTAAAAAATACTGTAATAAAGGTGTTGAAATTATTGTTTCATCATTTAGTCCAGTAGTATTAAAAGAAATTTTAAAAAGAAAAGGAAATTACTACAAATCAGGATACTTATTTGAAAAAATGTCTCAATTTGATGTTGAATTAGGTAAAAAATTTGACTTTTTACACCCTCCAATTACTTTATTAAAAAAACAATCAAATTGCGAACTATTTAAAAAATTAAATATTCCTTTAAATGTTTGAACATTTAAAAAAATGTCTGATGTAGAAATTTTACACAAGATGTATAAAGATTTAATTAATGGTTATATTTCAGATTATCCTGATCTATATCCAAAAAATTAA